A single genomic interval of Suncus etruscus isolate mSunEtr1 chromosome 10, mSunEtr1.pri.cur, whole genome shotgun sequence harbors:
- the SEMA6D gene encoding semaphorin-6D isoform X4, with translation MRFFLFCAYMLLLMISQLRAVSFPEDDEPLNTVDYHYSRQYPVFRGRPSGNESQHRLDFQLMLKIRDTLYIAGRDQVYTVNLNEIPKTEILPSKKLTWRSRQQDRENCAMKGKHKDECHNFIKVFVPRNDEMVFVCGTNAFNPMCRYYRLNTLEYDGEEISGLARCPFDARQTNVALFADGKLYSATVADFLASDAVIYRSMGDGSALRTIKYDSKWIKEPHFLHAIDYGNYVYFFFREIAVEHNNLGKAVYSRVARICKNDMGGSQRVLEKHWTSFLKARLNCSVPGDSFFYFDVLQSITDIIQINGIPTVIGVFTTQLNSIPGSAVCAFSMEDIEKVFNGRFKEQKTPDSVWTAVPEDKVPNPRPGCCAKYGLAEAYETSIEFPDETLSFIKSHPLMDSAVPPIADEPWFTKTRIRYRLTAIAVDHSAGPYQNYTVIFVGSEAGVVLKVLAKTSPFSLNDSVLLEEIEAYNHAKCNAENEEDRKVISLQLDKDHHALYVAFSSCIVRVPLSRCERYGTCKKSCIASRDPYCGWLNQETCGRVTPGTLAGGYEQDLEYGSTAHLGDCHEILPTSATPDYKIFGGPTSGVRWEVQSGESNQMVHMNVLITCVFAAFVLGAFIAGVAVYCYRDMFVRKNRKIHKDAESAQSCTDSSGSFAKLNGLFDSPVKEYQQNIDSPKLYSNLLTSRKELPPNGDTKSMVMDHRGQPPELAALPTPESTPVLHQKTLQAMKGHSDKAHGHGASRKETSQFFPSSPPPHSPLSHGHIPSAIVLPNATHDYNTSFSNSNAHKAEKKLQNIDHPLTKSSSKRDHRRSVDSRNTLNDLLKHLNDHNSNPKAIMGDIQMAHQALMLDPVGSMSEVPPKVPNREASLYSPPSTLPRNSPTKRVDVPSTPGVPMTSLERQRGYHKNSSQRHSISALPKNLNSPNGVLLSRQPSMNRSGYMPTPTGAKVDYIQGAPVSVHLQPSLSRQSSYTSNGTLPRTGLKRTPSLKPDVPPKPSFVPQTTSVRPLNKYTY, from the exons ATGAGGTTCTTCCTGTTTTGTGCCTACATGCTGCTCCTGATGATTTCCCAACTGAGGGCAGTCAGCTTTCCAGAAGATGACGAACCTCTAAATACAGTAGACTATCACT ATTCAAGGCAATATCCGGTTTTTAGAGGACGCCCTTCAGGCAATGAATCACAGCACAGGCTGGACTTTCAGCTGATGTTGAAAATTCGAGACACACTCTATATTGCTGGCAG ggATCAAGTTTATACAGTCAACTTAAATGAGATTCCCAAAACAGAAATATTACCAAGCAAG AAACTCACATGGCGATCCAGACAACAGGATCGAGAAAACTGTGctatgaaaggcaaacataaa GATGAATGCCACAACTTTATTAAAGTCTTTGTTCCAAGAAATGATGAGATGGTTTTTGTGTGCGGTACCAATGCCTTTAATCCCATGTGTAGATACTATAGA TTGAATACCTTAGAGTATGATGGGGAAGAAATTAGTGGCCTGGCAAGATGCCCATTTGATGCCAGACAGACCAATGTTGCCCTTTTTGCTG ATGGGAAGCTGTACTCTGCTACGGTAGCTGACTTCTTGGCAAGTGATGCTGTTATTTATCGAAGCATGGGCGATGGATCTGCCCTGCGCACAATAAAATACGATTCCAAATGGATAAAAG aaCCACACTTCCTTCATGCCATAGACTATGGAAactatgtctatttcttcttccgTGAAATTGCTGTAGAACATAATAATTTAGGCAAG GCTGTATATTCACGTGTCGCCCGCATATGTAAAAATGACATGGGGGGCTCCCAGCGGGTCCTGGAGAAACATTGGACTTCCTTTCTGAAGGCACGGCTGAACTGTTCTGTCCCGGGTGATTCCTTTTTCTACTTTGATGTGCTGCAGTCTATCACAGACATAATACAAATCAATGGCATCCCCACTGTGATCGGGGTGTTTACCACACAACTCAACAG catTCCTGGGTCTGCTGTTTGTGCATTTAGCATGGAGGACATTGAAAAAGTATTCAATGGCCGGTTTAAAGAACAAAAAACTCCAGATTCTGTTTGGACAGCAGTCCCTGAAGACAAAGTTCCAAATCCaag GCCTGGCTGCTGTGCCAAGTATGGTCTTGCAGAAGCTTATGAAACCTCCATCGAGTTCCCAGATGAAACCCTCTCTTTTATCAAATCCCACCCCCTGATGGACTCAGCCGTTCCACCCATTGCTGACGAGCCCTGGTTTACCAAGACTAGGATCAG GTACAGACTCACAGCCATAGCTGTGGACCATTCAGCTGGACCCTATCAGAACTACACCGTCATCTTCGTTGGCTCTGAGGCTGGTGTGGTACTTAAAGTTTTGGCAAAGACCAGTCCTTTTTCTTTGAATGACAGCGTATTACTGGAAGAGATTGAAGCCTACAACCATGCAAA GTGTAATGCTGAGAACGAGGAGGACAGAAAGGTCATCTCCTTACAGTTGGATAAAGACCATCATGCATTGTATGTGGCCTTCTCTAGCTGCATAGTTCGTGTCCCCCTCAGTCGCTGTGAGCGTTATGGAACATGTAAAAA GTCTTGTATTGCTTCTCGGGACCCTTACTGTGGCTGGTTAAACCAGGAGACCTGTGGGAGGGTGACTCCGGGGACACT AGCTGGAGGGTATGAACAAGACCTAGAATACGGCAGCACAGCACATCTAGGGGACTGCCATG AAATTTTGCCTACTTCAGCTACACCAGATTACAAAATATTTGGCGGTCCAACATCTG GTGTACGATGGGAAGTTCAATCTGGAGAATCCAACCAGATGGTCCACATGAATGTCCTCATCACCTGTGTCTTtgctgcctttgttttgggtgcaTTCATTGCAGGTGTGGCGGTCTATTGCTATCGTGATATGTTTGTTCGGAAAAACAGGAAGATCCATAAGGATGCAGAATCAGCTCAGTCCTGCACGGACTCCAGTGGAAGTTTTGCCAAACTGAATGGTCTCTTTGACAGCCCAGTCAAGGAATATCAACAGAATATTGATTCCCCCAAGTTGTACAGTAACCTGCTGACCAGTCGAAAGGAGTTGCCACCCAATGGAGATACGAAATCCATGGTGATGGACCATCGAGGCCAACCTCCTGAGCTGGCTGCGCTCCCTACACCTGAATCCACACCTGTGCTTCACCAGAAAACCCTGCAGGCCATGAAGGGCCACTCAGACAAGGCTCATGGCCACGGGGCTTCGAGGAAAGAAACCTCCCAATTCTTCCCTTCCAGTCCTCCCCCCCATTCCCCATTAAGTCATGGACACATCCCCAGTGCCATTGTTCTTCCTAATGCTACACATGACTACAACACATCTTTCTCAAACTCTAATGCTCACAAAGCTGAGAAGAAGCTTCAAAACATTGACCACCCTCTTACAAAGTCATCCAGCAAAAGGGATCACCGGCGTTCAGTGGATTCCAGAAATACCCTCAATGACCTCCTAAAACATCTCAATGACCACAACAGCAACCCCAAGGCCATCATGGGAGATATTCAAATGGCCCACCAGGCACTGATGTTGGATCCTGTGGGGTCGATGTCTGAGGTCCCTCCCAAAGTCCCCAACCGGGAGGCTTCTCTCTACTCTCCTCCTTCAACTCTCCCTAGAAATAGCCCAACCAAGCGAGTGGATGTCCCTTCCACTCCTGGAGTCCCCATGACTTCTCTGGAAAGACAAAGGGGCTATCACAAAAATTCCTCCCAGAGGCACTCTATATCTGCATTGCCTAAAAACTTGAACTCACCCAATGGGGTGCTATTGTCTAGACAGCCTAGTATGAACCGTAGTGGCTACATGCCCACCCCCACAGGAGCCAAGGTGGACTATATTCAGGGAGCACCGGTGAGTGTTCATCTGCAGCCTTCTCTCTCTAGACAGAGCAGCTACACCAGTAATGGCACTCTTCCTCGGACGGGACTAAAGAGGACACCGTCCTTAAAACCTGATGTGCCGCCAAAGCCTTCATTTGTTCCTCAGACCACGTCTGTCAGACCACTAAACAAATACACTTACTAG
- the SEMA6D gene encoding semaphorin-6D isoform X3, which produces MRFFLFCAYMLLLMISQLRAVSFPEDDEPLNTVDYHYSRQYPVFRGRPSGNESQHRLDFQLMLKIRDTLYIAGRDQVYTVNLNEIPKTEILPSKKLTWRSRQQDRENCAMKGKHKDECHNFIKVFVPRNDEMVFVCGTNAFNPMCRYYRLNTLEYDGEEISGLARCPFDARQTNVALFADGKLYSATVADFLASDAVIYRSMGDGSALRTIKYDSKWIKEPHFLHAIDYGNYVYFFFREIAVEHNNLGKAVYSRVARICKNDMGGSQRVLEKHWTSFLKARLNCSVPGDSFFYFDVLQSITDIIQINGIPTVIGVFTTQLNSIPGSAVCAFSMEDIEKVFNGRFKEQKTPDSVWTAVPEDKVPNPRPGCCAKYGLAEAYETSIEFPDETLSFIKSHPLMDSAVPPIADEPWFTKTRIRYRLTAIAVDHSAGPYQNYTVIFVGSEAGVVLKVLAKTSPFSLNDSVLLEEIEAYNHAKCNAENEEDRKVISLQLDKDHHALYVAFSSCIVRVPLSRCERYGTCKKSCIASRDPYCGWLNQETCGRVTPGTLAGGYEQDLEYGSTAHLGDCHDMEVSSSSVTTMASIPEITRKVIDPWRPKLTSSRKFVVQDDPNTSDFTDPLSGIPKGVRWEVQSGESNQMVHMNVLITCVFAAFVLGAFIAGVAVYCYRDMFVRKNRKIHKDAESAQSCTDSSGSFAKLNGLFDSPVKEYQQNIDSPKLYSNLLTSRKELPPNGDTKSMVMDHRGQPPELAALPTPESTPVLHQKTLQAMKGHSDKAHGHGASRKETSQFFPSSPPPHSPLSHGHIPSAIVLPNATHDYNTSFSNSNAHKAEKKLQNIDHPLTKSSSKRDHRRSVDSRNTLNDLLKHLNDHNSNPKAIMGDIQMAHQALMLDPVGSMSEVPPKVPNREASLYSPPSTLPRNSPTKRVDVPSTPGVPMTSLERQRGYHKNSSQRHSISALPKNLNSPNGVLLSRQPSMNRSGYMPTPTGAKVDYIQGAPVSVHLQPSLSRQSSYTSNGTLPRTGLKRTPSLKPDVPPKPSFVPQTTSVRPLNKYTY; this is translated from the exons ATGAGGTTCTTCCTGTTTTGTGCCTACATGCTGCTCCTGATGATTTCCCAACTGAGGGCAGTCAGCTTTCCAGAAGATGACGAACCTCTAAATACAGTAGACTATCACT ATTCAAGGCAATATCCGGTTTTTAGAGGACGCCCTTCAGGCAATGAATCACAGCACAGGCTGGACTTTCAGCTGATGTTGAAAATTCGAGACACACTCTATATTGCTGGCAG ggATCAAGTTTATACAGTCAACTTAAATGAGATTCCCAAAACAGAAATATTACCAAGCAAG AAACTCACATGGCGATCCAGACAACAGGATCGAGAAAACTGTGctatgaaaggcaaacataaa GATGAATGCCACAACTTTATTAAAGTCTTTGTTCCAAGAAATGATGAGATGGTTTTTGTGTGCGGTACCAATGCCTTTAATCCCATGTGTAGATACTATAGA TTGAATACCTTAGAGTATGATGGGGAAGAAATTAGTGGCCTGGCAAGATGCCCATTTGATGCCAGACAGACCAATGTTGCCCTTTTTGCTG ATGGGAAGCTGTACTCTGCTACGGTAGCTGACTTCTTGGCAAGTGATGCTGTTATTTATCGAAGCATGGGCGATGGATCTGCCCTGCGCACAATAAAATACGATTCCAAATGGATAAAAG aaCCACACTTCCTTCATGCCATAGACTATGGAAactatgtctatttcttcttccgTGAAATTGCTGTAGAACATAATAATTTAGGCAAG GCTGTATATTCACGTGTCGCCCGCATATGTAAAAATGACATGGGGGGCTCCCAGCGGGTCCTGGAGAAACATTGGACTTCCTTTCTGAAGGCACGGCTGAACTGTTCTGTCCCGGGTGATTCCTTTTTCTACTTTGATGTGCTGCAGTCTATCACAGACATAATACAAATCAATGGCATCCCCACTGTGATCGGGGTGTTTACCACACAACTCAACAG catTCCTGGGTCTGCTGTTTGTGCATTTAGCATGGAGGACATTGAAAAAGTATTCAATGGCCGGTTTAAAGAACAAAAAACTCCAGATTCTGTTTGGACAGCAGTCCCTGAAGACAAAGTTCCAAATCCaag GCCTGGCTGCTGTGCCAAGTATGGTCTTGCAGAAGCTTATGAAACCTCCATCGAGTTCCCAGATGAAACCCTCTCTTTTATCAAATCCCACCCCCTGATGGACTCAGCCGTTCCACCCATTGCTGACGAGCCCTGGTTTACCAAGACTAGGATCAG GTACAGACTCACAGCCATAGCTGTGGACCATTCAGCTGGACCCTATCAGAACTACACCGTCATCTTCGTTGGCTCTGAGGCTGGTGTGGTACTTAAAGTTTTGGCAAAGACCAGTCCTTTTTCTTTGAATGACAGCGTATTACTGGAAGAGATTGAAGCCTACAACCATGCAAA GTGTAATGCTGAGAACGAGGAGGACAGAAAGGTCATCTCCTTACAGTTGGATAAAGACCATCATGCATTGTATGTGGCCTTCTCTAGCTGCATAGTTCGTGTCCCCCTCAGTCGCTGTGAGCGTTATGGAACATGTAAAAA GTCTTGTATTGCTTCTCGGGACCCTTACTGTGGCTGGTTAAACCAGGAGACCTGTGGGAGGGTGACTCCGGGGACACT AGCTGGAGGGTATGAACAAGACCTAGAATACGGCAGCACAGCACATCTAGGGGACTGCCATG ACATGGAGGTATCTTCATCTTCTGTTACCACAATGGCAAGTATCCCAGAAATCACACGTAAGGTGATTGATCCCTGGAGACCTAAACTGACGAGCTCCCGGAAATTTGTAGTTCAAGATGACCCAAATACTTCTGATTTTACTGATCCTTTATCAGGTATCCCAAAGG GTGTACGATGGGAAGTTCAATCTGGAGAATCCAACCAGATGGTCCACATGAATGTCCTCATCACCTGTGTCTTtgctgcctttgttttgggtgcaTTCATTGCAGGTGTGGCGGTCTATTGCTATCGTGATATGTTTGTTCGGAAAAACAGGAAGATCCATAAGGATGCAGAATCAGCTCAGTCCTGCACGGACTCCAGTGGAAGTTTTGCCAAACTGAATGGTCTCTTTGACAGCCCAGTCAAGGAATATCAACAGAATATTGATTCCCCCAAGTTGTACAGTAACCTGCTGACCAGTCGAAAGGAGTTGCCACCCAATGGAGATACGAAATCCATGGTGATGGACCATCGAGGCCAACCTCCTGAGCTGGCTGCGCTCCCTACACCTGAATCCACACCTGTGCTTCACCAGAAAACCCTGCAGGCCATGAAGGGCCACTCAGACAAGGCTCATGGCCACGGGGCTTCGAGGAAAGAAACCTCCCAATTCTTCCCTTCCAGTCCTCCCCCCCATTCCCCATTAAGTCATGGACACATCCCCAGTGCCATTGTTCTTCCTAATGCTACACATGACTACAACACATCTTTCTCAAACTCTAATGCTCACAAAGCTGAGAAGAAGCTTCAAAACATTGACCACCCTCTTACAAAGTCATCCAGCAAAAGGGATCACCGGCGTTCAGTGGATTCCAGAAATACCCTCAATGACCTCCTAAAACATCTCAATGACCACAACAGCAACCCCAAGGCCATCATGGGAGATATTCAAATGGCCCACCAGGCACTGATGTTGGATCCTGTGGGGTCGATGTCTGAGGTCCCTCCCAAAGTCCCCAACCGGGAGGCTTCTCTCTACTCTCCTCCTTCAACTCTCCCTAGAAATAGCCCAACCAAGCGAGTGGATGTCCCTTCCACTCCTGGAGTCCCCATGACTTCTCTGGAAAGACAAAGGGGCTATCACAAAAATTCCTCCCAGAGGCACTCTATATCTGCATTGCCTAAAAACTTGAACTCACCCAATGGGGTGCTATTGTCTAGACAGCCTAGTATGAACCGTAGTGGCTACATGCCCACCCCCACAGGAGCCAAGGTGGACTATATTCAGGGAGCACCGGTGAGTGTTCATCTGCAGCCTTCTCTCTCTAGACAGAGCAGCTACACCAGTAATGGCACTCTTCCTCGGACGGGACTAAAGAGGACACCGTCCTTAAAACCTGATGTGCCGCCAAAGCCTTCATTTGTTCCTCAGACCACGTCTGTCAGACCACTAAACAAATACACTTACTAG
- the SEMA6D gene encoding semaphorin-6D isoform X1, whose product MRFFLFCAYMLLLMISQLRAVSFPEDDEPLNTVDYHYSRQYPVFRGRPSGNESQHRLDFQLMLKIRDTLYIAGRDQVYTVNLNEIPKTEILPSKKLTWRSRQQDRENCAMKGKHKDECHNFIKVFVPRNDEMVFVCGTNAFNPMCRYYRLNTLEYDGEEISGLARCPFDARQTNVALFADGKLYSATVADFLASDAVIYRSMGDGSALRTIKYDSKWIKEPHFLHAIDYGNYVYFFFREIAVEHNNLGKAVYSRVARICKNDMGGSQRVLEKHWTSFLKARLNCSVPGDSFFYFDVLQSITDIIQINGIPTVIGVFTTQLNSIPGSAVCAFSMEDIEKVFNGRFKEQKTPDSVWTAVPEDKVPNPRPGCCAKYGLAEAYETSIEFPDETLSFIKSHPLMDSAVPPIADEPWFTKTRIRYRLTAIAVDHSAGPYQNYTVIFVGSEAGVVLKVLAKTSPFSLNDSVLLEEIEAYNHAKCNAENEEDRKVISLQLDKDHHALYVAFSSCIVRVPLSRCERYGTCKKSCIASRDPYCGWLNQETCGRVTPGTLAGGYEQDLEYGSTAHLGDCHEILPTSATPDYKIFGGPTSDMEVSSSSVTTMASIPEITRKVIDPWRPKLTSSRKFVVQDDPNTSDFTDPLSGIPKGVRWEVQSGESNQMVHMNVLITCVFAAFVLGAFIAGVAVYCYRDMFVRKNRKIHKDAESAQSCTDSSGSFAKLNGLFDSPVKEYQQNIDSPKLYSNLLTSRKELPPNGDTKSMVMDHRGQPPELAALPTPESTPVLHQKTLQAMKGHSDKAHGHGASRKETSQFFPSSPPPHSPLSHGHIPSAIVLPNATHDYNTSFSNSNAHKAEKKLQNIDHPLTKSSSKRDHRRSVDSRNTLNDLLKHLNDHNSNPKAIMGDIQMAHQALMLDPVGSMSEVPPKVPNREASLYSPPSTLPRNSPTKRVDVPSTPGVPMTSLERQRGYHKNSSQRHSISALPKNLNSPNGVLLSRQPSMNRSGYMPTPTGAKVDYIQGAPVSVHLQPSLSRQSSYTSNGTLPRTGLKRTPSLKPDVPPKPSFVPQTTSVRPLNKYTY is encoded by the exons ATGAGGTTCTTCCTGTTTTGTGCCTACATGCTGCTCCTGATGATTTCCCAACTGAGGGCAGTCAGCTTTCCAGAAGATGACGAACCTCTAAATACAGTAGACTATCACT ATTCAAGGCAATATCCGGTTTTTAGAGGACGCCCTTCAGGCAATGAATCACAGCACAGGCTGGACTTTCAGCTGATGTTGAAAATTCGAGACACACTCTATATTGCTGGCAG ggATCAAGTTTATACAGTCAACTTAAATGAGATTCCCAAAACAGAAATATTACCAAGCAAG AAACTCACATGGCGATCCAGACAACAGGATCGAGAAAACTGTGctatgaaaggcaaacataaa GATGAATGCCACAACTTTATTAAAGTCTTTGTTCCAAGAAATGATGAGATGGTTTTTGTGTGCGGTACCAATGCCTTTAATCCCATGTGTAGATACTATAGA TTGAATACCTTAGAGTATGATGGGGAAGAAATTAGTGGCCTGGCAAGATGCCCATTTGATGCCAGACAGACCAATGTTGCCCTTTTTGCTG ATGGGAAGCTGTACTCTGCTACGGTAGCTGACTTCTTGGCAAGTGATGCTGTTATTTATCGAAGCATGGGCGATGGATCTGCCCTGCGCACAATAAAATACGATTCCAAATGGATAAAAG aaCCACACTTCCTTCATGCCATAGACTATGGAAactatgtctatttcttcttccgTGAAATTGCTGTAGAACATAATAATTTAGGCAAG GCTGTATATTCACGTGTCGCCCGCATATGTAAAAATGACATGGGGGGCTCCCAGCGGGTCCTGGAGAAACATTGGACTTCCTTTCTGAAGGCACGGCTGAACTGTTCTGTCCCGGGTGATTCCTTTTTCTACTTTGATGTGCTGCAGTCTATCACAGACATAATACAAATCAATGGCATCCCCACTGTGATCGGGGTGTTTACCACACAACTCAACAG catTCCTGGGTCTGCTGTTTGTGCATTTAGCATGGAGGACATTGAAAAAGTATTCAATGGCCGGTTTAAAGAACAAAAAACTCCAGATTCTGTTTGGACAGCAGTCCCTGAAGACAAAGTTCCAAATCCaag GCCTGGCTGCTGTGCCAAGTATGGTCTTGCAGAAGCTTATGAAACCTCCATCGAGTTCCCAGATGAAACCCTCTCTTTTATCAAATCCCACCCCCTGATGGACTCAGCCGTTCCACCCATTGCTGACGAGCCCTGGTTTACCAAGACTAGGATCAG GTACAGACTCACAGCCATAGCTGTGGACCATTCAGCTGGACCCTATCAGAACTACACCGTCATCTTCGTTGGCTCTGAGGCTGGTGTGGTACTTAAAGTTTTGGCAAAGACCAGTCCTTTTTCTTTGAATGACAGCGTATTACTGGAAGAGATTGAAGCCTACAACCATGCAAA GTGTAATGCTGAGAACGAGGAGGACAGAAAGGTCATCTCCTTACAGTTGGATAAAGACCATCATGCATTGTATGTGGCCTTCTCTAGCTGCATAGTTCGTGTCCCCCTCAGTCGCTGTGAGCGTTATGGAACATGTAAAAA GTCTTGTATTGCTTCTCGGGACCCTTACTGTGGCTGGTTAAACCAGGAGACCTGTGGGAGGGTGACTCCGGGGACACT AGCTGGAGGGTATGAACAAGACCTAGAATACGGCAGCACAGCACATCTAGGGGACTGCCATG AAATTTTGCCTACTTCAGCTACACCAGATTACAAAATATTTGGCGGTCCAACATCTG ACATGGAGGTATCTTCATCTTCTGTTACCACAATGGCAAGTATCCCAGAAATCACACGTAAGGTGATTGATCCCTGGAGACCTAAACTGACGAGCTCCCGGAAATTTGTAGTTCAAGATGACCCAAATACTTCTGATTTTACTGATCCTTTATCAGGTATCCCAAAGG GTGTACGATGGGAAGTTCAATCTGGAGAATCCAACCAGATGGTCCACATGAATGTCCTCATCACCTGTGTCTTtgctgcctttgttttgggtgcaTTCATTGCAGGTGTGGCGGTCTATTGCTATCGTGATATGTTTGTTCGGAAAAACAGGAAGATCCATAAGGATGCAGAATCAGCTCAGTCCTGCACGGACTCCAGTGGAAGTTTTGCCAAACTGAATGGTCTCTTTGACAGCCCAGTCAAGGAATATCAACAGAATATTGATTCCCCCAAGTTGTACAGTAACCTGCTGACCAGTCGAAAGGAGTTGCCACCCAATGGAGATACGAAATCCATGGTGATGGACCATCGAGGCCAACCTCCTGAGCTGGCTGCGCTCCCTACACCTGAATCCACACCTGTGCTTCACCAGAAAACCCTGCAGGCCATGAAGGGCCACTCAGACAAGGCTCATGGCCACGGGGCTTCGAGGAAAGAAACCTCCCAATTCTTCCCTTCCAGTCCTCCCCCCCATTCCCCATTAAGTCATGGACACATCCCCAGTGCCATTGTTCTTCCTAATGCTACACATGACTACAACACATCTTTCTCAAACTCTAATGCTCACAAAGCTGAGAAGAAGCTTCAAAACATTGACCACCCTCTTACAAAGTCATCCAGCAAAAGGGATCACCGGCGTTCAGTGGATTCCAGAAATACCCTCAATGACCTCCTAAAACATCTCAATGACCACAACAGCAACCCCAAGGCCATCATGGGAGATATTCAAATGGCCCACCAGGCACTGATGTTGGATCCTGTGGGGTCGATGTCTGAGGTCCCTCCCAAAGTCCCCAACCGGGAGGCTTCTCTCTACTCTCCTCCTTCAACTCTCCCTAGAAATAGCCCAACCAAGCGAGTGGATGTCCCTTCCACTCCTGGAGTCCCCATGACTTCTCTGGAAAGACAAAGGGGCTATCACAAAAATTCCTCCCAGAGGCACTCTATATCTGCATTGCCTAAAAACTTGAACTCACCCAATGGGGTGCTATTGTCTAGACAGCCTAGTATGAACCGTAGTGGCTACATGCCCACCCCCACAGGAGCCAAGGTGGACTATATTCAGGGAGCACCGGTGAGTGTTCATCTGCAGCCTTCTCTCTCTAGACAGAGCAGCTACACCAGTAATGGCACTCTTCCTCGGACGGGACTAAAGAGGACACCGTCCTTAAAACCTGATGTGCCGCCAAAGCCTTCATTTGTTCCTCAGACCACGTCTGTCAGACCACTAAACAAATACACTTACTAG